The window CAGAAACATGTGGAGGAGAATTCTGAGATCGAGAAGTTTCAGGCTGTTGAGGCAGGGATCGAGGCGGTTCAGAACAGTgaagaagaattgaagaaggagctagagagtctcaagaaccagcATGCTTCAGATTCCGCTGCTCTTGTTTCGGTTAGACAGGAGCTTGAGAAGATCAACGAAGAACTGGCTTTGGCCAATGATGCTAAGACTAAGGCCCTGAGCAAAGCTGATGATGCTAGTAAGACTGCTGCTATCCATGCTGAGAAAGTTGACATCTTGTCTTCGGAGTTGACTCGGTTGAAAGCTTTGCTTGATTCAACCCGAGAAAAGACTGCTATTTCGGGCAACGAGATGGTTGCCAAGCTAGAAGACGAGGTTGTGGTTTTGAAAAGAGATCTTGAGAAAGCGAGAGGTTTCGAGGCAGAGGTTCAAGAAAAAGAGATGATCATTGAGAAGCTTAATGTTGATTTAGAAGCTGCCAAGATGGCAGAGTCTTACGCACATAACTTGTCTGACGAGTGGCAGAGCAAAGCCAAAGAAGTGGAGGAACAGCTTGTAGAAGCTAACAAGTTGGAGAGATCTGCTTCTGTATCATTGGAATCTGTGATGAAACAGCTCGAAGGAAGCAATGATAAACTGCATGACATGGAAACTGAAATCACTGAACTTAAGGAGAAGATCGTTACATTGGAGTCGAAAATTGCTAGTCAGAAGGAGGAACTTGAAGAATCCGAGCAACGGTTGGGCAGTGCAGAAGAAGAATTATCTAAAGTTGAAAGAGAAGTAGAGAGTTTGAAGAGTGAGCTTGNNNNNNNNNNNNNNNNNNNNNNNNNNNNNNNNNNNNNNNNNNNNNNNNNNNNNNNNNNNNNNNNNNNNNNNNNNNNNNNNNNNNNNNNNNNNNNNNNNNNNNNNNNNNNNNNNNNNNNNNNNNNNNNNNNNNNNNNNNNNNNNNNNNNNNNNNNNNNNNNNNNNNNNNNNNNNNNNNNNNNNNNNNNNNNNNNNNNNNNNNNNNNNNNNNNNNNNNNNNNNNNNNNNNNNNNNNNNNNNNNNNNNNNNNNNNNNNNNNNNNNNNNNNNNNNNNNNNNNNNNNNNNNNNNNNNNNNNNNNNNNNNNNNNNNNNNNNNNNNNNNNNNNNNNNNNNNNNNNNNNNNNNNNNNNNNNNNNNNNNNNNNNNNNNNNNNNNNNNNNNNNNNNNNNNNNNNNNNNNNNNNNNNNNNNNNNNNNNNNNNNNNNNNNNNNNNNNNNNNNNNNNNNNNNNNNNNNNNNNNNNNNNNNNNNNNNNNNNNNNNNNNNNNNNNNNNNNNNNNNNNNNNNNNNNNNNNNNNNNNNNNNNNNNNNNNNNNNNNNNNNNNNNNNNNNNNNNNNNNNNNNNNNNNNNNNNNNNNNNNNNNNNNNNNNNNNNNNNNNNNNNNNNNNNNNNNNNNNNNNNNNNNNNNNNNNNNNNNNNNNNNNNNNNNNNNNNNNNNNNNNNNNNNNNNNNNNNNNNNNNNNNNNNNNNNNNNNNNNNNNNNNNNNNNNNNNNNNNNNNNNNNNNNNNNNNNNNNNNNNNNNNNNNNNNNNNNNNNNNNNNNNNNNNNNNNNNNNNNNNNNNNNNNNNNNNNNNNNNNNNNNNNNNNNNNNNNNNNNNNNNNNNNNNNNNNNNNNNNNNNNNNNNNNNNNNNNNNNNNNNNNNNNNNNNNNNNNNNNNNNNNNNNNNNNNNNNNNNNNNNNNNNNNNNNNNNNNNNNNNNNNNNNNNNNNNNNNNNNNNNNNNNNNNNNNNNNNNNNNNNNNNNNNNNNNNNNNNNNNNNNNNNNNNNNNNNNNNNNNNNNNNNNNNNNNNNNNNNNNNNNNNNNNNNNNNNNNNNNNNNNNNNNNNNNNNNNNNNNNNNNNNNNNNNNNNNNNNNNNNNNNNNNNNNNNNNNNNNNNNNNNNNNNNNNNNNNNNNNNNNNNNNNNNNNNNNNNNNNNNNNNNNNNNNAGTGCAGAAGAAGAATTATCTAAAGTTGAAAGAGAAGTAGAGAGTTTGAAGAGTGAGCTTGAAACtgtgaaggaggagaagaatcgGGCTTTAAAGAAGGAGCAAGATGCTACTTCAAGAGTTCAAAGGCTCTCGGAAGAGAGAAGTAAGCTCTTGTCAGATCTAGAGAGCTcaaaagaggaagaggagaagagtaAGAAAGCAATGGAGAGTTTAGCTTCGGCGTTGCATGAAGTGTCGAGCGAAGGAAGGGAGTTGAAAGAGAAGTTGTTGAGTCAAGGCGATCACGAGTATGAAACACAAATAGATGACTTGAAGTTGGTTATTAAAGCGACCAACGAGAAGTACGAGAATATGCTTGATGAGGCAAGACATGAGATAGATGTTCTTGTTAGTGCAGTCGAACAAACTAAGAAACATTTTGAGAGCTCAAAGAAGGATTGGGAGATGAAagaagccaatttggtgaatTACGTgaagaaaatggaagaagaagttgCTTCAATGGGGAAAGAAATGAATAGGTTGGATAATTTGCTGAAGAGAACCGAGGAAGAAGCCGATGCAGCTTGGAAGAAGGAAGCTCAGACGAAAGACAGTTTaaaagaagtggaagaagaggtCATTTATCTTCAGGGAACTCTCGGGGAAGCCAAAGCCGAAAGCATGAAGCTAAAGGAGAATCTGTTGGATAAAGAAACTGAGTTTCAAAACGTCATTCACGAAAACGAGGATCTGAGAGCGAAGGAGGATGTTTCTATGAAGAAGATCGAGGAGTTATCGAAGTTACTCGAGGAAGCAATATTGGCCAAGAAGCAACCGGAAGAAGAGAATGGCGAGCTCAGTGAGACCGAAAAAGACTATGATTTGCTACCAAAAGTGGTTGAGTTTTCTTCTGAGAACGGTCATAGAAGTGTAGAAGAGAAATCTTCTAAAGTAGAAGAAACCCTCAATCACGAAGCTTCTTCACAAGAGCAGGTCAGCAATGGCATTGCCAATGGAAACAGCAATGGCAACGGTATGGAGGAGAAGGAAGTGAATGGAAAACCCGAGGCAGAAacagaaaagaaggagaagaaacaagaatcaCCAGATGATGACAAAGATGATTCTGTTGAAGTTATATTCAAAATGTGGGAAAGTTGCCAAATCGAGAAGAAAGAAGCTTTCCCCGAAAAGAAATCAGAACTAGAGtctcaagaggaagaagaagattcaagcAAAATCGATGAAAGCGACAAAACCTCAACAGAGAACATCGATGAAACCGGAAACGCTTTAAATACAGAAGATCAGCtcatgatggagaagaagatcaagaagaagaagactttacTTGGTAAAGTTGGGAATCTTCTCAAGAAGAAAGCACCCGTAAACCAGAAATAACAAAACTCTTCCAGgtaaggaacaaaaaaagaagtaaatctTATATGTAAAACAATATCTGTATACCCTTTTTTATTTCATCAGTGTTCTTTATATATCTAATTTGTTGGTTCTTGatcattctttcttcttttcgaACAATGTTTTCNACAAGAGCAGGTCAGCAATGGCATTGCCAATGGAAACAGCAATGGCAACGGTATGGAGGAGAAGGAAGTGAATGGAAAACCCGAGGCAGAAacagaaaagaaggagaagaaacaagaatcaCCAGATGATGACAAAGATGATTCTGTTGAAGTTATATTCAAAATGTGGGAAAGTTGCCAAATCGAGAAGAAAGAAGCTTTCCCCGAAAAGAAATCAGAACTAGAGtctcaagaggaagaagaagattcaagcAAAATCGATGAAAGCGACAAAACCTCAACAGAGAACATCGATGAAACCGGAAACGCTTTAAATACAGAAGATCAGCtcatgatggagaagaagatcaagaagaagaagactttacTTGGTAAAGTTGGGAATCTTCTCAAGAAGAAAGCACCCGTAAACCAGAAATAACAAAACTCTTCCAGgtaaggaacaaaaaaagaagtaaatctTATATGTAAAACAATATCTGTATACCCTTTTTTATTTCATCAGTGTTCTTTATATATCTAATTTGTTGGTTCTTGatcattctttcttcttttcgaACAATGTTTTCCCATCTTTGTTTATAAAGGTTTGTGTTTTTCATTTATTCCGAAACTCTTATAACTAACCGCAACAACAAACAGAAACCGCTCAACCTCCATGAACACGAACGAGTTCCTTCACAAGCAACTTTGATGATTCAAATGATCCAAGAACTCCAAGAACACACCCGAGAACAACAAACCCGAGATTGGCGGCTCTTGTGAGTTTCGACATCCCGTCCCAGCAAATCTTCAAGTAGAAAGCAGACGGCAATGTCACAGCGATTGTGATGCTAACCAATGAGCCCGAGAGGCTCAAGACGTAACCAAAGTAAGGGACGGTTAAAGCCAATGCAAGAATGACAAGCAACAGAGCGGAGCCCATAAGACCACGAGCCACGAGCTTGGTGCGATTGGTCATGGTAGGAGGAAGGCTACGTTCGAGCTGGATGGCTAAAGGAGCGAACTCTAAGGCGTATTTGGTCATCGGAGTTAGTACAGTGGCCCAGAGAGCGATCTTGGTAACTAGTAAATGTTTAGGAAGACTGAGGGTAATTTGGGGATTCACGCTTGGTCCGAACATCTTTGCTCCTGTGATGGCTAGTGCAGTGTATAGAGCCGTCACCATAGCAAAGCTTACGATCGATACCTACGTATTCAAATTTGCACATATGGATTAGGTTAGGTTTTAGACAAGGCAAGGTTATACTTTATCTACTTTATACTACACacttttttaatcaaaaatttcgGAAAGTAAAAATTAAGTTGGGTAGAAATTTACCAATATTATGCCAAAGTGAGAGGCATaactcttttgagttttttttttaaatagaaaagaagCTTGAATACAAGACGTTACATTTTAAACCTATATGATTGTATACCTTATACTATGTACATATTGTTATAAATTTAAGGAAAAATACACCCTATACAAATTGGTGAATTCATGGATATATCTACATGAATAATATACTACTAGTATTTTCTTATAAAGTCGCAAACAATATGTTGCAAAAATAAAGGTTAGGGTATGTGTATTCTAACGTACCTTTGTGAATTTGGAGGGATCTTTCATGGAAGTGTATAGATTCGGAAACACGATGTGTCCACCGAAACCGAACAAATAGATTCCCGAAACCGTTGGAATATTCCCTAACCGGAGCGCCGGAATCCTCCCATCATCAATAACGCCTCCAAACACGGCCGTGTAAACCACCGAACCAAATATAATAGCCGACATAAGAATCCCACCGGAAGAAAGAAACGAGATCGAAGACAAATCTCTAATCCAGAGGCTCGGCAAGGCGATAGCCACCGCTACTGCCGTCAGCTTTGCCGCCGGGAAATGACCGTTGGGGTGGTGACTAAAAGTGGCGGGAAAAGCGGCGGAGATGTTGTCGTGGAGGGAGATAGTGTAGGAAACTAAGGCCATGAAGATTTCGACGTAGATGAAGAGGGAGGCGATGAGGCGGCCGTGGCGGCCGAATGCTGAGTGGCCTATGTCGGAGTAGGATTTAGATTTGGGGTTGCGGCGGAGACAGTTTCCGAGGATGTGGGAAGTGTAAGTGGTGAGGATTCCGAATGATATGAGGAGGAAGATTGAGATCCAACCGCCGGTTTCCACGGCGTACGGCATTGATAGTTGGCCTAGTCCTATGTTACATTACGTCAGACGGTCAGAGTTTGCTTATTGATTCGTTATAAATTTtgacaaatttatattttcgttAAAACATGTATATACTTTCTAATAGGCCtcggcataaaaaccgtacccgaatatcTAACCCGGAACCTgacccgaaaaaccgggttcAGGTTGGGTACGAGTTTGCCTATAAAatcctattgggttctattttttaatacatgtgggttcgggttagggtcggatAATATCCGGTACCcatttgggtacccattaaattcgaacatataaacatatttataatatgtatcattaatataatacaattactccaaaattatgattataattttgaatatttcatttagttttatacctaaatatcaaaaataatcaaaatatctaaaatattttgtcatataagtcaaaatttaactaaatttatttaaatttaattaatttagtaatattttttcgggtacccggtaattcgggtactaatcgggttctaaaatttgtaacccaaaccgacccgaacccgatagtacccaaaccgaaccgaacccatatatctgaAAATACCCAAtaggttctatttttctaaacccacTTACCCGAATccgaatgggtaatacccgaacccgaacgggttacccgaatgtCCAGCCCTACTTTCTAAGTTACAAACCATTAATAAGAAGCAGAAACTTGTGTAGACACACTCATGTGTAACTAACTCTCAGTATATGTCTAGTTGTTTATCAAAATAGCTAGCTCACATGCAAATATATCAATTGAAATGGTGCaccataataataaaatacgtACCAATGAGCATACCAACCATGTTGATAACTGAGTGAAGAAATGAACTATTTTCAGAAGCCTCCAACAGCAGCAACTCTTTAACCCCGGTTTCGAGCTCACATTCACACCTTTTATTTTCCTCAACACACGCAACACAGATCTTCGTTCCCGGCATGTTTCTACTACGTAAGCAGTTCGTTACTAGCTAGCTAACGTATACTTCACTGATGAGATATGTTTTTTTGATGTGTAGGAGAAAGTGGGAGTGTTGCTGCTATTTGTAGAGGAAGAGTAGATGCACTGTACAGTGAAGAATTTCTAGATAAAAGATGCACTGTACAGTGAAGAGTttctagataaaaaaaaatataaaaatgataatgaCTTGATTATACAATATTATTGTTTCGTATATTCGTTGGCCTTCCAATGGAATTGGAAagtggtttttttgttgttggatgTTTAGCATATTAGTTAGGAGGAATCACATCATACATTGGGAATTCCATACGCCATATACGTCATACATTTTAAGTGAATCATGAGTgctgataataatatatatggtaTACATAATAGTATGATACTAATTTACtaggtttttcttcttccagaTTTTATCAGCAATATGTTTGTTGTGAATCAAACTACTAGGTGGTACTTGAGAACCCACGCATTATTAAGACAACGTTTTtcataaaacttaaaaagtagGTGCTAGAGTTTAGAATATTggttgttaatattttctatttattggGAATACTAATCTATTAAAGATACATTAGAAGAATATATAGAAGGGATACGAAtagaatatatgtttttgaattattttgttgatgttttgttaCATGCCTTTTTGGCATATATTTTCTCATGACGTTATTTCTAaccatatattattattaataatccAGAAATGATGGTAGATATCAGAAAGAGGTTAAGATTGAATCTGATTGTGCTCCAACTAAATGAATTTGATCCACCATACCTGTCGATCGAGTTTCGATCCAGATCGACCCCACGAATTATATCTctctaaatattttcataagatttcttaaaaaaattatttaggtGAATAGTAATTAGAAGAGCATCATATCGATATAATAAAGTACACGTGCTAAATATCATGCTCTTTCATGCATGaacacagacaaaaaaaagttgtgcgCACTAAATCTGTTGATTAGAGACGTAACATTATGATTATAAATCTGTTACAAATAAATCTCAAATGAATCAAAAATCACATACGAAAAGTAAAAGAACGAGCAGCGATATAGTTCTGTTTTATGGGCCAAACAAATGGCATCCGAAAccgaaacaaaaacaaaaatcaacctaattaaaacctAATATTCTTACAAATCTCTTCTATTAAAAACATACATGttaaaaactgaatttaaaataaaattgattataaCCCCATTAAAAATTGAACCGAAGCTGGATTGCACAGTTATTATCCAATAACCTTGAATTCTTCGTAAGTTAAATATCCTCAGTTGCTGGTTAGACATCTCCATGCATAATGTATGATAGAATTCAAAACACATAATGTTAGTTTGCAAACTTGCAACTattagaaccaaatacagatgTACACGCACTGGTGAAAACTAAAAGCTTACGTACGTTAAGATAGCTTCTAGAACGATTCGTAAGACCTAACCTTGTATACGATCTCGGCCTTCTATCTAGAATCTTCAGTAGTTAAAGTACCTAGCTAACTAAGAGTAATCAAGTTATTTAGAGGAAAATTCATATCAATGACTGTAAAATTTTGGGTATTAAATGAACTGATATCTATGAAACCAGAAATACTTAAGTTTGTAAGTTGCAATGTTAAGGAGATGTCAGATGGTAAAAATAATGAAGCCTAAAAAAATTGAGTAGAGGGAATAATGAGAAGGAAGTGAAAATCCTCGTGAAGCATAAGATTATGTTTTATGTGATGCATGACGTGTATTACACAGATTCTAATTCTATgatgaattaatatattaatatggcCGTCGATGTTTACGTTATTAATCAGTATAATGTTTGTTCCCATGACGCGAATATACGCTGACGTGAAACAAAAGTACTCtacaaacagaaacaacaaacacacCCATGAAAGTAGTATATTTTCATCAGGGATATTACAAGTTCTGGAAATAAGTTATTACTAGTTTGGCGAGATGTAtagtttgttctgttttgctaagttttcgagagagagagagagagagatatatctCATTGGTGATGAGTTTTTACAATCAAATGCAAGTTTACAAATGGAACGGAACAATACTGGTGATAACAGAAACTTGAAAGCCGCTGAATTCTGAA is drawn from Camelina sativa cultivar DH55 chromosome 8, Cs, whole genome shotgun sequence and contains these coding sequences:
- the LOC104705968 gene encoding WEB family protein At5g16730, chloroplastic-like; this encodes MASKTKTSLSETSTTTTTTTPGKSSPATPRVSKLTSSSRNAVNKSETNNSNNNSPSTTPHSRLSLDRSSPHSKSSTERRSPKVPTPPEVXQARVVATKGTESQPRLSQIKEDLKKANERITSLEKEKAKALDELKEAKKEAEEAAVKLDDALKAQKHVEENSEIEKFQAVEAGIEAVQNSEEELKKELESLKNQHASDSAALVSVRQELEKINEELALANDAKTKALSKADDASKTAAIHAEKVDILSSELTRLKALLDSTREKTAISGNEMVAKLEDEVVVLKRDLEKARGFEAEVQEKEMIIEKLNVDLEAAKMAESYAHNLSDEWQSKAKEVEEQLVEANKLERSASVSLESVMKQLEGSNDKLHDMETEITELKEKIVTLESKIASQKEELEESEQRLGSAEEELSKVEREVESLKSELETVKEEKNRALKKEQDATSRVQRLSEERSKLLSDLESSKEEEEKSKKAMESLASALHEVSSEGRELKEKLLSQGDHEYETQIDDLKLVIKATNEKYENMLDEARHEIDVLVSAVEQTKKHFESSKKDWEMKEANLVNYVKKMEEEVASMGKEMNRLDNLLKRTEEEADAAWKKEAQTKDSLKEVEEEVIYLQGTLGEAKAESMKLKENLLDKETEFQNVIHENEDLRAKEDVSMKKIEELSKLLEEAILAKKQPEEENGELSETEKDYDLLPKVVEFSSENGHRSVEEKSSKVEETLNHEASSQEQVSNGIANGNSNGNGMEEKEVNGKPEAETEKKEKKQESPDDDKDDSVEVIFKMWESCQIEKKEAFPEKKSELESQEEEEDSSKIDESDKTSTENIDETGNALNTEDQLMMEKKIKKKKTLLGKVGNLLKKKAPVNQK
- the LOC104709174 gene encoding vacuolar amino acid transporter 1-like, giving the protein MPGTKICVACVEENKRCECELETGVKELLLLEASENSSFLHSVINMVGMLIGLGQLSMPYAVETGGWISIFLLISFGILTTYTSHILGNCLRRNPKSKSYSDIGHSAFGRHGRLIASLFIYVEIFMALVSYTISLHDNISAAFPATFSHHPNGHFPAAKLTAVAVAIALPSLWIRDLSSISFLSSGGILMSAIIFGSVVYTAVFGGVIDDGRIPALRLGNIPTVSGIYLFGFGGHIVFPNLYTSMKDPSKFTKVSIVSFAMVTALYTALAITGAKMFGPSVNPQITLSLPKHLLVTKIALWATVLTPMTKYALEFAPLAIQLERSLPPTMTNRTKLVARGLMGSALLLVILALALTVPYFGYVLSLSGSLVSITIAVTLPSAFYLKICWDGMSKLTRAANLGFVVLGCVLGVLGSFESSKLLVKELVRVHGG